A single Struthio camelus isolate bStrCam1 chromosome 8, bStrCam1.hap1, whole genome shotgun sequence DNA region contains:
- the LOC104142689 gene encoding flavin-containing monooxygenase 3 isoform X1, with protein sequence MVRRVAIIGAGVSGLAAIKCCWEEGLEPTCFERSQDIGGLWRYTERAEEGRASIYRTVFTNSCKEMMCYPDFPFPDDHPNYMHNSKLQEYICKYAKHFDLLRHIRFKTLVTKIKKRPDFSVTGQWDVVTEKEGKEETEVFDAVMICSGHHVYPNLPAAHFPGIQKFKGCYFHSREYKEPEKFRGKKVLVIGLGNSGCDIAVELSTVASQVYLSSRSGSWVMSRIWEHGYPWDMMIITRFRTWLGNILPRAFSDWLYVRSMNRPFKHENFGLMPVNGTLRKEPVFNDDLPSRIACGVVVVKPNVKEFRETSILFQDGTVQEDVDVVIFATGYSYSYPFMEDDSIIKSRDNEVTLYKDILPPQLEKPTMVVIGLVQSLGPIIPTSELQCRWAVKVFQGLCKLPSVSEMMDDIDEKMGKKLKWYGSSNTLQTDYITYMDELATAIGVRPSLLKLLLTDPRLALEVFFGPCTPYQFRLMGPGKWSGARTAILTQWDRTLGATRTRVAPTTTLAFPVPEMLRILFLPLLLAAVLATLYC encoded by the exons ATGGTGCGGCGGGTGGCGATCATCGGCGCTGGCGTCAGCGGGCTGGCCGCCATCAAGTGCTGCTGGGAAGAGGGGCTGGAGCCCACCTGCTTCGAGAGGAGCCAGGACATCGGGGGGCTCTGGCGGTACACG GAGCGTGCCgaggagggcagagccagcaTCTACCGCACCGTCTTCACCAACTCCTGCAAAGAGATGATGTGCTACCCCGACTTCCCTTTCCCTGACGATCACCCCAATTACATGCACAACTCGAAGCTGCAGGAGTACATCTGCAAGTATGCCAAGCACTTCGATCTGCTCCGGCACATCCGCTTCAAG acCCTGGTCACCAAGATAAAAAAACGCCCTGACTTTTCTGTTACGGGACAATGGGATGTCGTCacggaaaaggaagggaaggaagagactgAGGTCTTTGATGCTGTTATGATTTGTTCTGGCCATCACGTCTACCcaaacctccctgctgcccacttCCCAG GAATACAGAAGTTTAAAGGCTGCTACTTTCACAGCCGAGAGTACAAAGAACCAGAAAAATTCAGAGGGAAGAAAGTGCTGGTGATAGGCTTAGGCAACTCAGGTTGCGACATTGCTGTGGAGCTCAGCACCGTGGCATCGCAG GTCTACCTGAGCTCCAGAAGTGGTTCATGGGTGATGAGTCGCATCTGGGAGCACGGTTACCCATGGGACATGATGATCATCACTCGCTTTCGGACCTGGCTGGGGAACATCCTTCCCAGGGCGTTCAGTGACTGGCTGTATGTGAGGAGCATGAACCGACCGTTCAAGCACGAGAACTTTGGCCTCATGCCAGTGAATGG GACTCTCCGCAAAGAGCCAGTGTTCAACGATGACCTCCCGAGCCGCATTGCATGTGGCGTGGTGGTGGTGAAGCCTAACGTGAAGGAATTCAGAGAAACGTCTATCTTGTTCCAAGATGGGACTGTGCAGGAAGACGTTGATGTGGTCATCTTTGCTACTGGCTACAGCTACTCCTACCCTTTCATGGAGGATGACTCCATCATCAAAAGCAGGGACAACGAGGTCACCCTCTACAAAGACATCCTCCCTCCTCAGCTGGAAAAGCCGACCATGGTGGTCATTGGGCTGGTCCAGTCTCTTGGACCCATCATCCCAACGTCGGAGCTCCAATGTCGATGGGCGGTTAAGGTGTTTCAGG GGCTGTGCAAGCTTCCCTCAGTGAGCGAGATGATGGATGACATTGATGAGAAGATGGGGAAGAAGCTCAAGTG GTACGGGAGCAGCAACACACTGCAGACTGATTATATCACCTACATGGACGAGCTGGCCACCGCCATCGGCGTGAGGCCCAGCCTGCTCAAGCTGCTGTTGACGGACCCACGCCTGGCACTGGAGGTCTTCTTCGGCCCCTGCACCCCGTACCAGTTTCGGCTTATGGGCCCTGGGAAGTGGAGCGGTGCCCGGACAGCCATCCTCACCCAGTGGGACCGGACACTGGGGGCCACGCGGACGCGGGtggcccccaccaccaccctggcTTTCCCTGTCCCAGAGATGCTGAggatcctcttcctcccgctGCTCCTCGCAGCCGTCCTCGCCACCCTTTACTGCTAG
- the LOC104142689 gene encoding flavin-containing monooxygenase 3 isoform X2: MVRRVAIIGAGVSGLAAIKCCWEEGLEPTCFERSQDIGGLWRYTERAEEGRASIYRTVFTNSCKEMMCYPDFPFPDDHPNYMHNSKLQEYICKYAKHFDLLRHIRFKTLVTKIKKRPDFSVTGQWDVVTEKEGKEETEVFDAVMICSGHHVYPNLPAAHFPGIQKFKGCYFHSREYKEPEKFRGKKVLVIGLGNSGCDIAVELSTVASQVYLSSRSGSWVMSRIWEHGYPWDMMIITRFRTWLGNILPRAFSDWLYVRSMNRPFKHENFGLMPVNGTLRKEPVFNDDLPSRIACGVVVVKPNVKEFRETSILFQDGTVQEDVDVVIFATGYSYSYPFMEDDSIIKSRDNEVTLYKDILPPQLEKPTMVVIGLVQSLGPIIPTSELQCRWAVKVFQGLCKLPSVSEMMDDIDEKMGKKLKWLPLSNGGNLTQLSLVLVDVFLLALVGPESGKFGWKISDGKTSCSKMLVCYHRVHQFEKSFSVHMQ; this comes from the exons ATGGTGCGGCGGGTGGCGATCATCGGCGCTGGCGTCAGCGGGCTGGCCGCCATCAAGTGCTGCTGGGAAGAGGGGCTGGAGCCCACCTGCTTCGAGAGGAGCCAGGACATCGGGGGGCTCTGGCGGTACACG GAGCGTGCCgaggagggcagagccagcaTCTACCGCACCGTCTTCACCAACTCCTGCAAAGAGATGATGTGCTACCCCGACTTCCCTTTCCCTGACGATCACCCCAATTACATGCACAACTCGAAGCTGCAGGAGTACATCTGCAAGTATGCCAAGCACTTCGATCTGCTCCGGCACATCCGCTTCAAG acCCTGGTCACCAAGATAAAAAAACGCCCTGACTTTTCTGTTACGGGACAATGGGATGTCGTCacggaaaaggaagggaaggaagagactgAGGTCTTTGATGCTGTTATGATTTGTTCTGGCCATCACGTCTACCcaaacctccctgctgcccacttCCCAG GAATACAGAAGTTTAAAGGCTGCTACTTTCACAGCCGAGAGTACAAAGAACCAGAAAAATTCAGAGGGAAGAAAGTGCTGGTGATAGGCTTAGGCAACTCAGGTTGCGACATTGCTGTGGAGCTCAGCACCGTGGCATCGCAG GTCTACCTGAGCTCCAGAAGTGGTTCATGGGTGATGAGTCGCATCTGGGAGCACGGTTACCCATGGGACATGATGATCATCACTCGCTTTCGGACCTGGCTGGGGAACATCCTTCCCAGGGCGTTCAGTGACTGGCTGTATGTGAGGAGCATGAACCGACCGTTCAAGCACGAGAACTTTGGCCTCATGCCAGTGAATGG GACTCTCCGCAAAGAGCCAGTGTTCAACGATGACCTCCCGAGCCGCATTGCATGTGGCGTGGTGGTGGTGAAGCCTAACGTGAAGGAATTCAGAGAAACGTCTATCTTGTTCCAAGATGGGACTGTGCAGGAAGACGTTGATGTGGTCATCTTTGCTACTGGCTACAGCTACTCCTACCCTTTCATGGAGGATGACTCCATCATCAAAAGCAGGGACAACGAGGTCACCCTCTACAAAGACATCCTCCCTCCTCAGCTGGAAAAGCCGACCATGGTGGTCATTGGGCTGGTCCAGTCTCTTGGACCCATCATCCCAACGTCGGAGCTCCAATGTCGATGGGCGGTTAAGGTGTTTCAGG GGCTGTGCAAGCTTCCCTCAGTGAGCGAGATGATGGATGACATTGATGAGAAGATGGGGAAGAAGCTCAAGTG GTTGCCCCTCAGCAATGGAGGAAACCTGACCCAGCTCTCACTGGTGTTGGTGGATGTATTTCTACTGGCCCTAGTAGGGCCTGAATCAGGCAAATTTGGGTGGAAAATTTCTGATGGAAAGACTTCCTGTTCAAAAATGCTTGTTTGCTATCACAGAGTACATCAATTTGAAAAATCATTTAGTGTTCACATGCAGTGA
- the LOC104142741 gene encoding flavin-containing monooxygenase 1-like isoform X1, with the protein MILFTESPAAVVVVGFVPARVSLLSRGDRCWPMRSTAAPVQPLLPQQTPVVQEPRGGCSARELPSSPASASAPHVAYKSHAGPLGNALGETARVAGKAGSDAAAMRVAIVGAGVSGLCALKCCLDEGLEPTCFERSQDIGGLWRYTERIEDGRPSLYASVVSNTSKEMSAFSDFPYPEDFPVFLPHARLLEYLRRYAERFGLRQHIRFGTAVVSVRRRPDFAATGQWDVVAEADGTRASHVFDAVMVCSGNFWEPSLPLHCFPGIERFQGQYFHSRQYKHPDMFQGKRVLVVGMGNSGVDIAVEASRVAAKVMICTGRGAWLISRVFDHGYPWDMVFNTRFMNMIRNSLPGALTRGLISYRVNQWFKHENYGIQPEKSCVVREPVLNDDLPSYIITGKITIKPSVKEFKENSVIFYNCPEEEPIDIVVFCTGYNVSFSFLEEADIKVENKHASLYKYVFPTHLQKPTLAVLGLIKPLGAIMPVTEMQARWVTRVFKDLCQLPPRSTMENEVMEKKKNKVRWFGLSFDEVLKVDCLVYMDEIASFIGVKPSVLALLFRDPKLALSIFFGPCTPYQFRLRGPGHWDGARQAILTQWDRILKPTRTRVTSSSSSVAPSFLAVFAFLLLMAAVFFGFQ; encoded by the exons ATGATCCTTTTTACTGAGTCACCTGCAGCCGTCGTGGTCGTCGGCTTTGTCCCAGCTCGCGTTTCGCTGCTCTCGCGCGGTGACAGATGTTGGCCCATGCGCAGCACAGCTGCCCCCGTCCAGCCGCTCCTCCCACAGCAAACTCCGGTTGTGCAAGAGCCACGGGGCGGCTGCTCAGCAAGGGAGCTGCCCTCTTCCCCTGCATCCGCAAGTGCTCCGCATGTCGCCTATAAATCCCACGCAGGTCCACTGGGAAACGCTCTCGGAGAGACGGCACGCGTGGCAGGCAAGGCTGGGAG CGACGCCGCGGCCATGCGGGTGGCGATCGTCGGCGCCGGCGTTAGCGGCTTGTGCGCCCTCAAGTGCTGCCTGGACGAGGGGCTGGAGCCCACCTGCTTCGAGAGGAGCCAGGACATCGGCGGGCTCTGGCGGTACACG GAGCGCATCGAGGATGGTCGGCCCAGCCTCTACGCCTCGGTGGTCAGCAACACCTCCAAGGAGATGTCGGCCTTCTCGGACTTCCCCTACCCGGAGGACTTCCCGGTGTTCCTGCCCCACGCTCGCCTCCTGGAGTACCTCCGGCGCTACGCGGAGCGCTTCGGCCTGCGGCAGCACATCCGCTTCGGG ACGGCCGTCGTCAGCGTCCGCAGGCGCCCCGACTTCGCCGCCACGGGCCAGTGGGACGTCGTCGCCGAGGCGGACGGGACGCGGGCGTCGCACGTCTTTGACGCCGTGATGGTTTGCAGCGGCAACTTCTGGGAGCCTTCCCTCCCGCTGCACTGCTTTCCCG gCATCGAGAGATTTCAAGGCCAGTACTTTCACAGCAGGCAGTATAAACATCCAGACATGTTTCAGGGGAAAAGAGTCCTCGTGGTCGGCATGGGAAACTCGGGAGTGGACATTGCCGTGGAGGCCAGCCGTGTAGCTGCAAAG GTGATGATTTGCACTGGCCGAGGTGCCTGGTTGATCAGCCGCGTATTTGACCATGGCTACCCATGGGACATGGTTTTCAACACTCGCTTTATGAACATGATTAGGAacagcctcccaggagccctCACACGGGGCTTGATTAGCTACCGGGTGAACCAGTGGTTTAAGCATGAAAACTATGGCATTCAGCCAGAGAAGAG CTGCGTGGTACGCGAGCCTGTGCTGAACGACGACCTGCCAAGCTACATCATCACGGGGAAGATCACCATAAAGCCAAGCGTGAAGGAGTTCAAGGAAAACTCGGTCATTTTCTACAACTGCCCTGAAGAGGAGCCTATTGATATTGTTGTTTTCTGCACGGGCTACAATGTCTCTTTCTCGTTCCTTGAAGAAGCAGATATCAAGGTGGAAAACAAGCATGCGTCCCTCTACAAATACGTGTTCCCGACTCATTTGCAGAAGCCCACCCTGGCTGTCCTTGGGCTGATCAAGCCACTCGGAGCAATCATGCCTGTGACAGAGATGCAAGCTCGCTGGGTGACCCGTGTCTTCAAAG ACTTGTGTCAGCTGCCTCCTCGGTCTACTATGGAGAATGAAGtaatggagaagaagaaaaacaaagtccgATG GTTCGGCCTGTCCTTCGATGAAGTCCTCAAAGTCGATTGCCTGGTGTACATGGACGAGATTGCCTCCTTCATTGGCGTGAAGCCCAGCGTGCTGGCGCTGCTCTTCAGAGACCCCAAGCTGGCCCTCTCTATATTCTTCGGCCCCTGCACCCCCTACCAGTTCCGGCTGCGAGGTCCTGGGCACTGGGATGGGGCACGACAGGCCATTCTCACCCAGTGGGACCGGATTCTGAAGCCAACGAGAACGCGAGTCACCAGTAGCTCTTCCAGCGTCGCGCCTTCTTTCCTTGCTGTGTTTGCATTTCTCCTGCTCATGGCAGCAGTGTTTTTTGGTTTCCAGTAG
- the LOC104142741 gene encoding flavin-containing monooxygenase 1-like isoform X2: protein MRVAIVGAGVSGLCALKCCLDEGLEPTCFERSQDIGGLWRYTERIEDGRPSLYASVVSNTSKEMSAFSDFPYPEDFPVFLPHARLLEYLRRYAERFGLRQHIRFGTAVVSVRRRPDFAATGQWDVVAEADGTRASHVFDAVMVCSGNFWEPSLPLHCFPGIERFQGQYFHSRQYKHPDMFQGKRVLVVGMGNSGVDIAVEASRVAAKVMICTGRGAWLISRVFDHGYPWDMVFNTRFMNMIRNSLPGALTRGLISYRVNQWFKHENYGIQPEKSCVVREPVLNDDLPSYIITGKITIKPSVKEFKENSVIFYNCPEEEPIDIVVFCTGYNVSFSFLEEADIKVENKHASLYKYVFPTHLQKPTLAVLGLIKPLGAIMPVTEMQARWVTRVFKDLCQLPPRSTMENEVMEKKKNKVRWFGLSFDEVLKVDCLVYMDEIASFIGVKPSVLALLFRDPKLALSIFFGPCTPYQFRLRGPGHWDGARQAILTQWDRILKPTRTRVTSSSSSVAPSFLAVFAFLLLMAAVFFGFQ from the exons ATGCGGGTGGCGATCGTCGGCGCCGGCGTTAGCGGCTTGTGCGCCCTCAAGTGCTGCCTGGACGAGGGGCTGGAGCCCACCTGCTTCGAGAGGAGCCAGGACATCGGCGGGCTCTGGCGGTACACG GAGCGCATCGAGGATGGTCGGCCCAGCCTCTACGCCTCGGTGGTCAGCAACACCTCCAAGGAGATGTCGGCCTTCTCGGACTTCCCCTACCCGGAGGACTTCCCGGTGTTCCTGCCCCACGCTCGCCTCCTGGAGTACCTCCGGCGCTACGCGGAGCGCTTCGGCCTGCGGCAGCACATCCGCTTCGGG ACGGCCGTCGTCAGCGTCCGCAGGCGCCCCGACTTCGCCGCCACGGGCCAGTGGGACGTCGTCGCCGAGGCGGACGGGACGCGGGCGTCGCACGTCTTTGACGCCGTGATGGTTTGCAGCGGCAACTTCTGGGAGCCTTCCCTCCCGCTGCACTGCTTTCCCG gCATCGAGAGATTTCAAGGCCAGTACTTTCACAGCAGGCAGTATAAACATCCAGACATGTTTCAGGGGAAAAGAGTCCTCGTGGTCGGCATGGGAAACTCGGGAGTGGACATTGCCGTGGAGGCCAGCCGTGTAGCTGCAAAG GTGATGATTTGCACTGGCCGAGGTGCCTGGTTGATCAGCCGCGTATTTGACCATGGCTACCCATGGGACATGGTTTTCAACACTCGCTTTATGAACATGATTAGGAacagcctcccaggagccctCACACGGGGCTTGATTAGCTACCGGGTGAACCAGTGGTTTAAGCATGAAAACTATGGCATTCAGCCAGAGAAGAG CTGCGTGGTACGCGAGCCTGTGCTGAACGACGACCTGCCAAGCTACATCATCACGGGGAAGATCACCATAAAGCCAAGCGTGAAGGAGTTCAAGGAAAACTCGGTCATTTTCTACAACTGCCCTGAAGAGGAGCCTATTGATATTGTTGTTTTCTGCACGGGCTACAATGTCTCTTTCTCGTTCCTTGAAGAAGCAGATATCAAGGTGGAAAACAAGCATGCGTCCCTCTACAAATACGTGTTCCCGACTCATTTGCAGAAGCCCACCCTGGCTGTCCTTGGGCTGATCAAGCCACTCGGAGCAATCATGCCTGTGACAGAGATGCAAGCTCGCTGGGTGACCCGTGTCTTCAAAG ACTTGTGTCAGCTGCCTCCTCGGTCTACTATGGAGAATGAAGtaatggagaagaagaaaaacaaagtccgATG GTTCGGCCTGTCCTTCGATGAAGTCCTCAAAGTCGATTGCCTGGTGTACATGGACGAGATTGCCTCCTTCATTGGCGTGAAGCCCAGCGTGCTGGCGCTGCTCTTCAGAGACCCCAAGCTGGCCCTCTCTATATTCTTCGGCCCCTGCACCCCCTACCAGTTCCGGCTGCGAGGTCCTGGGCACTGGGATGGGGCACGACAGGCCATTCTCACCCAGTGGGACCGGATTCTGAAGCCAACGAGAACGCGAGTCACCAGTAGCTCTTCCAGCGTCGCGCCTTCTTTCCTTGCTGTGTTTGCATTTCTCCTGCTCATGGCAGCAGTGTTTTTTGGTTTCCAGTAG
- the LOC104142741 gene encoding flavin-containing monooxygenase 1-like isoform X3, whose protein sequence is MSAFSDFPYPEDFPVFLPHARLLEYLRRYAERFGLRQHIRFGTAVVSVRRRPDFAATGQWDVVAEADGTRASHVFDAVMVCSGNFWEPSLPLHCFPGIERFQGQYFHSRQYKHPDMFQGKRVLVVGMGNSGVDIAVEASRVAAKVMICTGRGAWLISRVFDHGYPWDMVFNTRFMNMIRNSLPGALTRGLISYRVNQWFKHENYGIQPEKSCVVREPVLNDDLPSYIITGKITIKPSVKEFKENSVIFYNCPEEEPIDIVVFCTGYNVSFSFLEEADIKVENKHASLYKYVFPTHLQKPTLAVLGLIKPLGAIMPVTEMQARWVTRVFKDLCQLPPRSTMENEVMEKKKNKVRWFGLSFDEVLKVDCLVYMDEIASFIGVKPSVLALLFRDPKLALSIFFGPCTPYQFRLRGPGHWDGARQAILTQWDRILKPTRTRVTSSSSSVAPSFLAVFAFLLLMAAVFFGFQ, encoded by the exons ATGTCGGCCTTCTCGGACTTCCCCTACCCGGAGGACTTCCCGGTGTTCCTGCCCCACGCTCGCCTCCTGGAGTACCTCCGGCGCTACGCGGAGCGCTTCGGCCTGCGGCAGCACATCCGCTTCGGG ACGGCCGTCGTCAGCGTCCGCAGGCGCCCCGACTTCGCCGCCACGGGCCAGTGGGACGTCGTCGCCGAGGCGGACGGGACGCGGGCGTCGCACGTCTTTGACGCCGTGATGGTTTGCAGCGGCAACTTCTGGGAGCCTTCCCTCCCGCTGCACTGCTTTCCCG gCATCGAGAGATTTCAAGGCCAGTACTTTCACAGCAGGCAGTATAAACATCCAGACATGTTTCAGGGGAAAAGAGTCCTCGTGGTCGGCATGGGAAACTCGGGAGTGGACATTGCCGTGGAGGCCAGCCGTGTAGCTGCAAAG GTGATGATTTGCACTGGCCGAGGTGCCTGGTTGATCAGCCGCGTATTTGACCATGGCTACCCATGGGACATGGTTTTCAACACTCGCTTTATGAACATGATTAGGAacagcctcccaggagccctCACACGGGGCTTGATTAGCTACCGGGTGAACCAGTGGTTTAAGCATGAAAACTATGGCATTCAGCCAGAGAAGAG CTGCGTGGTACGCGAGCCTGTGCTGAACGACGACCTGCCAAGCTACATCATCACGGGGAAGATCACCATAAAGCCAAGCGTGAAGGAGTTCAAGGAAAACTCGGTCATTTTCTACAACTGCCCTGAAGAGGAGCCTATTGATATTGTTGTTTTCTGCACGGGCTACAATGTCTCTTTCTCGTTCCTTGAAGAAGCAGATATCAAGGTGGAAAACAAGCATGCGTCCCTCTACAAATACGTGTTCCCGACTCATTTGCAGAAGCCCACCCTGGCTGTCCTTGGGCTGATCAAGCCACTCGGAGCAATCATGCCTGTGACAGAGATGCAAGCTCGCTGGGTGACCCGTGTCTTCAAAG ACTTGTGTCAGCTGCCTCCTCGGTCTACTATGGAGAATGAAGtaatggagaagaagaaaaacaaagtccgATG GTTCGGCCTGTCCTTCGATGAAGTCCTCAAAGTCGATTGCCTGGTGTACATGGACGAGATTGCCTCCTTCATTGGCGTGAAGCCCAGCGTGCTGGCGCTGCTCTTCAGAGACCCCAAGCTGGCCCTCTCTATATTCTTCGGCCCCTGCACCCCCTACCAGTTCCGGCTGCGAGGTCCTGGGCACTGGGATGGGGCACGACAGGCCATTCTCACCCAGTGGGACCGGATTCTGAAGCCAACGAGAACGCGAGTCACCAGTAGCTCTTCCAGCGTCGCGCCTTCTTTCCTTGCTGTGTTTGCATTTCTCCTGCTCATGGCAGCAGTGTTTTTTGGTTTCCAGTAG